In Pomacea canaliculata isolate SZHN2017 linkage group LG12, ASM307304v1, whole genome shotgun sequence, a single genomic region encodes these proteins:
- the LOC112577305 gene encoding dynein regulatory complex subunit 4-like, producing the protein MPPKKKGGKSAKGKKGGKAPTVIDGVATEEMSKEQLEEHISRLREELDREREERNYFQLERDKVNTFWEITKRQLDEKKAELRNKDREMEDAEERHQIEIKVYKQKVKHLLYEHQNNIAELKAEGSVALKLAQDVHGGKELDLRKDKRALKVELKEQELSHEEVIKGLKKTHDEHVTELRSDFERTAHEIEANYEKKMRTLRDELDLRRKTEIHEIEERKNGQINTLMKNHEKAFSDIKNYYNDITLNNLALINTLKEQIEEMKRKEERTERHMNDVIAENRRLTEPLQKAREEVDELKKELANFNQTKDLLRMTKGRLKVATENLNATKWELEVLEQRFHKIQEERDELYRKFVKAIQEVQQKSSFKNLLLEKKLTALADMLEKKEAQLNEVLSASNLDPTALTVVTRKLEDVLDSKNSAIKDLQYELARVCKAHNDLLRTNESKLQQFGVPIEELGFKPLESTVGGQSLGQGPAGLVSAPI; encoded by the exons ATG CCGccaaagaagaaaggaggaaagtcagcaaaaggaaagaagggaggaaaggcACCAACTGTCATTGATGGCGTTGCAACTGAAGAGATGTCAAAAGAACAG CTGGAGGAACACATCTCCAGGCTGCGAGAAGAGCTGGACAGAGAGCGAGAAGAACGAAACTATTTCCAACTGGAGAGAGACAAGGTCAACACCTTCTGGGAGATCACCAAGCGTCAGTTGGATGAGAAAAAGGCAGAGCTTCGCAACAAAGATCGTGAGATGGAGGATGCTGAAGAAAGACATCAGATTGAAATAAAG GtgtacaaacagaaagtgaagcATTTGTTGTATGAGCACCAAAACAATATAGCAGAATTAAAGGCTGAGGGTTCAGTGGCTTTGAAACTTGCACAAGATGTCCACGGTGGCAAGGAGCTGGATCTGCGTAAGGATAAACGAGCTCTGAAGGTGGAGCTTAAGGAGCAGGAGTTATCTCATGAAGAGGTCATCAAGGGCCTTAAGAAG ACTCATGATGAGCATGTTACAGAATTAAGAAGTGATTTTGAACGCACTGCTCATGAAATTGAGGCAAATTATGAGAAAAAGATGAGGACACTAAGAGATGAGCTGGACCTAAGGAGGAAGACAGAAATCCATGAAATTGAGGAACGCAAAAATGGCCAGATTAACACATTAATGAAGAACCATGAAAAAGCTTTTAGTGACATCAAGAACTATTATAATGATATAACACTCAACAACTTAGCCCTTATCAACACTCTGAAG GAACaaattgaagaaatgaaaaggaaagaagagagaacagAAAGGCATATGAATGATGTGATAGCAGAAAACAGACGATTGACAGAACCCCTTCAGAAGGCTCGTGAGGAGGTTGATGAGCTTAAGAAAGAGTTGGCAAACTTTAATCAAACCAAAGATTTACTTCGG ATGACGAAGGGAAGATTAAAGGTTGCAACAGAGAATCTTAATGCTACCAAATGGGAGCTTGAGGTTTTGGAGCAGAGATTCCACAag ATTcaggaagagagagatgagCTGTATCGGAAGTTTGTCAAGGCCATACAGGAAGTTCAGCAGAAGAGCAGTTTCAAGAACCTCTTGCTGGAGAAGAAGTTGACAGCTTTGGCTGACATGCTGGAGAAGAAGGAAGCACAGCTGAATGAAGTGCTGTCAGCATCCAACCTTGATCCCACAGCACTTACTGTTGTCACAAGGAAACTTGAG GATGTTCTGGATTCCAAGAACAGTGCCATTAAAGATCTACAATATGAATTGGCTCGTGTGTGCAAG gcTCATAATGACCTGCTACGTACAAATGAGTCCAAGTTACAACAGTTTGGTGTACCCATAGAGGAGCTTGGGTTCAAACCACTGGAGAGCACTGTTGGTGGACAGTCCCTTGGGCAGGGGCCAGCTGGTCTGGTGTCAGCTCCAATATAG